CGATGGCTGTGGACGCGTCGCGCCCATTCCCGTTGATTCGGAACAAGACACTAAATATCGCGGCACTTCTTTCTAAGAAAAAGGAAGCTGGTGAGAAAAACAAAAGCGAACTGGAGTTCGCCACCGTGCAGGTGCCAAGTGTACTGCCAAGACTGATTGAGATACCATCTGCAAGCGAAGAAGAAGGGGAAAGAACCTTTATTCTGTTAGAGCAGATGATGGAGCGTAATATTGACAAACTGTTCTTAAACTACGAGGTGCTTTGTGCCTATCCGTACCGTATCATGCGTAATGCAGACTTATCCATCGACGAGGATGAGGCATCTGATTTGTTAAAAGAGATTCAAAAACAGCTTAAGATGCGTCAGTGGGGTGAGGTAATCCGGTTAGAAGTAGAAGAAAACGTCGACAAACGGCTTTTGAATTTCTTAAAGACAGAGCTTAAAGTGGCGAGCGAAGATATTTTCCAGATTCAGGGACCAATCGATTTGACCTTTTTGATGAAAATGTACGGATTAGAAGGCTATGACGAACTTCGCTATCAGCCATACACACCGCAAAGAGTACCGGAAATCGAACCGGGTGAAAATATTTTTGATGCCATCAAAAAAGGCGATATTTTGTTGCATCATCCATACCAGACGTTTGATCCGGTGGTTGATTTTATCCGTCAGGCAGCAAAAGACCCGAATGTTCTTGCTATCAAGCAGACCTTGTATCGTGTCAGCGGAAATTCCCCGATTATTGCATCCTTAGCGCAGGCTGCGGAGAACGGAAAACAGGTATCCGTTTTGGTTGAGTTAAAGGCGCGTTTTGATGAGGAAAACAACATTGTCTGGGCGAAAAAACTGGAGCAGGCGGGCTGTCACGTTATCTATGGACTGGTCGGCTTAAAGACACACAGTAAGATTGCACTTGTCGTAAGAAAAGAGGAAGATGGCATTTGCCGTTACGTTCACCTTGGAACCGGAAATTACAACGATTCCACGGCAAAACTTTATACGGACTGCGGTATTTTTACCTGCGCAGAATCCATCGGTGAGGATGCGACTGCGGTATTTAATATGTTATCCGGATATTCCGAACCGCTTTCCTGGAACGAACTTGTTGTAGCGCCAATCTGGCTTCGAAAAAAGTTTATGAAGTTAATCGAGCGCGAGATGAAACACGCTAAAGAGGGAAGAACAGCAAAAATCATTGCAAAAATGAATTCCCTTTGTGATGCCGGAATCATAGAGGCATTGTATAAGGCTGCCGCTGCAGGAGTGAAGATTGAACTGATTGTAAGGGGAATCTGCTGCCTTCGGGTTGGAATTCCAGGCGTGAGTGAGAATATTACCGTGCGTTCGATTGTTGGAAATTTCTTAGAGCACAGCCGAATTTTTTACTTTTACAATGATGGCGAGGAAGAAATCTATATGGGAAGTGCCGACTGGATGCCGCGTAACCTAGACCGACGTGTGGAAATTCTCTTCCCGGTTTTGGATGAATCTTTAAAAAAGAGAGTTTATCACATTTTGCAGGTTGAACTGGATGACAATACAAAGGCACATGTCTTACAAAAGAACGGGGAATACGAAAAAATTGACAAGAGGGGAAAAACACTTGTCAATTCCCAAAAACAGTTTTGTGAGGAGGCGGTTGCGGCTGCACCAAAGCAGGGACATGTATACCGGGAGCGCATTTTTAAACCGGCAGAGCCTGTGGAATAAGAAACGTTTTGGCTGATGATAGAATACGGGAGGATGAGAAATGAAAGAGAAGATGATGTTATGTTCGGATTTAGACGGAACTTTGCTGACAGACGATAAGGAAATCTCAGAAAAGAACATTGATGCAATTAATCGGATGCTTTCTGAGGGGCACTATTTTGTCATCTCAACAGGAAGACCGGTTGCAAGCGGAAGAGAAATCGTAAAACAACTAGGATTGACAAAGCCAGGCTGCTATATGATTGCATTTAATGGTGCCGTCATCTACGATTGCGCAGCGGACCGCATCTTATCCAAGCGTTCTCTTCCGATCGAGCACGTTCAGGAACTTTTTGAAAGTGCCAAAAAGAAAAATCTCTACGTACAGACATATACAAGTACAGATGTAGTTACTTACAGACACACGAAGGAACTTGATTTTTATTTGAAAAATTCCAGTATCAAGAATTATAAACTTTCCTCTAAGATTTATGACGTTTTAGAGGAGGAGCCACAGAAGGTGCTGCTGATTGATTTAGAGCATGAGGAGCGTTTGAAGGAATTCCAGAAGGAAAAATCAGACTGGGAGAGAGGAAAGTGCAACAGTTTCTTCTCCTGTAAAGAATATCTGGAATATTGTCCGCTTGGAGTCAGCAAGGGATATGGTGTGGAATACCTGACACAGCTTTTAAATCTTTCCATTGACCAGATTGTCGCGGTCGGGGATGAACGAAATGATATTCCGATGATTCAGACGGCAAAGATTGGAATTGCGATGGCGAATGCCGTAGACGAGGTAAAAGCTGCGGCAGATTGCGTCACAAAAAATGATAATAACCATGACGCAATTGCCGAGATTATTGATACATACATTTTAAAATAAAATTACAAATGTAGTTTTAATTCCTCTAAAACGGAGTAAGGGACATAAAGATGGCCGCAGCCGGTGCCAAGCTGAATGGTAGGTTTGTTCTCACCGTGGAAATCAGACCCACCGCTGATACAAAGGTCGTATTCTTTTGCAATCCGCTTGATGAAATGCTCATCGCTGGTGGAGTACGTCGAATAGATGGCTTCGATTCCCGTCAGTCCGACGTCCTTTAAATATTTGACAAGCTCATTTAGCCGGGTGTTGCTCAT
This genomic window from Roseburia sp. 831b contains:
- a CDS encoding RNA degradosome polyphosphate kinase — protein: MHMEKKINFKDTSFYENRELSWLKFDLRVLNEARDKNIPLLERLKFVSITSSNLDEFYMVRVASLKDMVHANYKKRDIAGMTATEQLAAINQKTRELVDLQYSTYNRSLIPLLHAHKISIVSEHEKLTKEQADFVDNYFENNVYPVLTPMAVDASRPFPLIRNKTLNIAALLSKKKEAGEKNKSELEFATVQVPSVLPRLIEIPSASEEEGERTFILLEQMMERNIDKLFLNYEVLCAYPYRIMRNADLSIDEDEASDLLKEIQKQLKMRQWGEVIRLEVEENVDKRLLNFLKTELKVASEDIFQIQGPIDLTFLMKMYGLEGYDELRYQPYTPQRVPEIEPGENIFDAIKKGDILLHHPYQTFDPVVDFIRQAAKDPNVLAIKQTLYRVSGNSPIIASLAQAAENGKQVSVLVELKARFDEENNIVWAKKLEQAGCHVIYGLVGLKTHSKIALVVRKEEDGICRYVHLGTGNYNDSTAKLYTDCGIFTCAESIGEDATAVFNMLSGYSEPLSWNELVVAPIWLRKKFMKLIEREMKHAKEGRTAKIIAKMNSLCDAGIIEALYKAAAAGVKIELIVRGICCLRVGIPGVSENITVRSIVGNFLEHSRIFYFYNDGEEEIYMGSADWMPRNLDRRVEILFPVLDESLKKRVYHILQVELDDNTKAHVLQKNGEYEKIDKRGKTLVNSQKQFCEEAVAAAPKQGHVYRERIFKPAEPVE
- a CDS encoding Cof-type HAD-IIB family hydrolase; the encoded protein is MKEKMMLCSDLDGTLLTDDKEISEKNIDAINRMLSEGHYFVISTGRPVASGREIVKQLGLTKPGCYMIAFNGAVIYDCAADRILSKRSLPIEHVQELFESAKKKNLYVQTYTSTDVVTYRHTKELDFYLKNSSIKNYKLSSKIYDVLEEEPQKVLLIDLEHEERLKEFQKEKSDWERGKCNSFFSCKEYLEYCPLGVSKGYGVEYLTQLLNLSIDQIVAVGDERNDIPMIQTAKIGIAMANAVDEVKAAADCVTKNDNNHDAIAEIIDTYILK